A stretch of Bacillota bacterium DNA encodes these proteins:
- a CDS encoding metalloregulator ArsR/SmtB family transcription factor: MKPGECNIVADLVKALTNPTRLMILCALSGGQEMKVSDIVAKTGARQANISIQLGLLRSKGILTARREEVNVYYGIADHRVLEALELLLAVAKGNSLSPARLTRRNGRS; this comes from the coding sequence GTGAAGCCAGGGGAATGCAACATCGTCGCCGATCTGGTTAAGGCCCTGACCAATCCGACCAGGTTGATGATCCTGTGCGCGCTGAGCGGCGGGCAAGAGATGAAGGTCTCCGACATCGTCGCCAAGACCGGCGCGAGGCAGGCCAACATCTCGATTCAGCTTGGTCTGTTGCGTTCCAAGGGCATCCTCACGGCCAGGCGTGAGGAGGTCAACGTCTACTACGGTATCGCCGACCACCGGGTGCTCGAGGCCCTCGAACTGCTGCTGGCGGTGGCCAAGGGCAACTCCCTCAGCCCCGCCCGTTTGACAAGGAGGAACGGCCGGAGCTGA
- a CDS encoding DUF134 domain-containing protein, protein MVRPRKVRRVAFLPGVTYFKPQGIPLRHLDEVRIGVDEVEALRLRSLEGLDQEEAASRMGVSRQTFQRVLEEAYRKVAEGIILGKALRIEGGDYEQVPLKLSCRHCGHSWEQTLAGSTEVACPRCDGVLTDFVRGCRMQTEKKEDQKMTKIAVVSDDGKTVSAHFGRAELYVVVTAEEAKVTGREVRPKVAHGHGHAGGHGPHEEHGQADGHGPGHGFDPASEDIHTRMAGSIDDCQVVLAGGMGFGAFESLKARGLNPIITDIRDIDQAAQAYLDGTIRNLTEKLH, encoded by the coding sequence TTGGTCAGGCCACGGAAGGTCCGACGAGTAGCCTTTCTCCCAGGGGTCACCTATTTCAAGCCGCAGGGGATACCCCTTCGCCACCTCGACGAAGTCAGGATTGGCGTGGACGAAGTGGAGGCCCTGAGGTTGAGGTCCCTCGAGGGGCTGGACCAGGAAGAAGCGGCCTCCCGCATGGGCGTATCGAGGCAGACCTTCCAACGTGTCCTGGAGGAGGCTTATCGCAAGGTGGCTGAAGGGATCATCCTGGGCAAGGCGCTCCGCATCGAGGGTGGCGATTACGAACAGGTGCCCCTCAAACTGAGCTGCCGGCATTGTGGCCACTCTTGGGAGCAGACCCTGGCCGGCAGTACGGAAGTAGCGTGTCCCAGATGTGACGGAGTCCTCACCGACTTCGTCCGGGGTTGCAGAATGCAGACGGAAAAGAAGGAGGACCAAAAGATGACGAAGATTGCCGTTGTGTCGGATGACGGCAAGACGGTTTCGGCCCATTTCGGCCGGGCCGAGTTATATGTCGTGGTGACCGCCGAGGAGGCGAAAGTCACCGGTCGGGAGGTCCGGCCGAAGGTGGCTCATGGGCATGGGCACGCCGGCGGCCACGGGCCCCATGAGGAGCATGGGCAGGCCGATGGGCACGGTCCCGGCCACGGCTTTGACCCCGCCTCCGAAGACATCCACACCCGGATGGCCGGGTCCATCGACGACTGCCAGGTTGTCCTGGCCGGCGGGATGGGGTTCGGAGCCTTTGAGAGCCTGAAGGCCCGCGGGCTGAACCCGATCATCACCGACATCCGGGACATCGATCAAGCCGCCCAGGCCTACCTCGACGGCACCATCCGCAACCTGACCGAGAAGCTGCACTGA